A genomic stretch from Erigeron canadensis isolate Cc75 chromosome 9, C_canadensis_v1, whole genome shotgun sequence includes:
- the LOC122580916 gene encoding uncharacterized protein LOC122580916 has translation MGSEYNNTNKPRYDISMSRRTRRPQSRALFGEKVSALKDEEDKVVEEENEEEKRKKRFMEFFGEKEEEEVECRNSLGERFTEEDKQHQLVVIHEKGSDSVSLKKMVSRCAKMWGGLIKIKGGSRKKRVLQLTM, from the coding sequence ATGGGAAGTGAATACAATAATACCAACAAGCCCCGCTATGACATTAGCATGTCTAGAAGAACTCGAAGACCGCAGTCAAGAGCCCTCTTTGGAGAGAAAGTGAGTGCGTTGAAAGACGAGGAAGATAAAGTTGTTGAAGAGGAAAATGAAGAAGAGAAGAGAAAGAAGCGGTTTATGGAATTTTTCGGCGAAAAGGAAGAGGAGGAGGTAGAATGCCGAAACTCTCTTGGAGAACGTTTCACGGAGGAAGACAAGCAACACCAATTGGTGGTGATACACGAAAAAGGGAGTGACAGTGTGAGTCTTAAGAAAATGGTAAGTCGTTGTGCCAAGATGTGGGGCGGTCTGATTAAGATCAAAGGAGGTTCTCGTAAAAAACGTGTACTTCAGCTTACGATGTGA